One part of the Salvelinus fontinalis isolate EN_2023a chromosome 4, ASM2944872v1, whole genome shotgun sequence genome encodes these proteins:
- the LOC129852977 gene encoding trichohyalin-like isoform X1, whose translation MKLTRSHWCPQFLHEGGLRDRRNLIGPVCSVYSDVVHHTELTSLFYTIASGSEYLQHETQEDKLKREASAGELELKMEKELKEILRQEMMKQLEEKDTQLDDMTQEVREKERLLEEKNQIMGQTEKLLEEKENQLEEKDKQLKDRDIQLEALRKNLQDKNSQVENFRVLLQEKDLQLEDSNHRLGEKDRLLEEKDRLLEERDKLLEERENQLKERDLQLEERNYRLGEKDRLLGERDRLLEERDKLLKGKDSEIKEKQIELGDKDKKIKDKDLQLEDRNYRLGEKDRLLEERDKLLEERDKLLEGKANELKERRQELEEKDNLLEEREKQLKERDKQVEDVNNENAELAQQICDVKTEVERLRREISAQMTEPGETSDTGSILPVRRRDSMKLPPFMGGETSDTDPTLPLRRRNSMELHPPYMGGESSSPDSPVSPSVSELRLVLLGRTGAGRSAAGNTILGREEFGAQASPSAVTQRSKRREGDVCGRRLVLVDTPDWFCPGLSLEEMRQDVGICVRLSAPGPHAFLLVIPVEPSKGEERGVLERIEEMFGEGCWEHTVILFTHDDVLKEQSIEEFLQAGSQDLQQLVEKSGSRYHVLNIKDRAHGTQVSELLDQVEEMVAGNRERFYSSQTYQEAEDHVREMEGKIQRERGERKQREERDLRERLEKELQDSLKEKDGEIQKLKRDIRILRERITELERQVKEERDEEKKIELERELKRESDRKVEMERKMERLKEERENERREMEERHRQEIEDMMENYEGEAKVDAERNLMKIVLPELQRNIMISQTKMQREFSRQMEEKNRQMEEKNRQMEEKNRQMKEKDRVIVERDGEIQGLIDRLWEMCK comes from the exons AGTTGAAGATGGAAAAAGAATTAAAAGAGATATTAAGACAGGAGATGATGAAACAACTAGAGGAGAAAGACACACAACTGGATGATATGACccaggaagtgagagagaaagagagactccTGGAGGAGAAGAACCAGATAATGGGACAGACGGAGAAACTATTAGAAGAGAAAGAAAACCAACTGGAAGAGAAAGACAAGCAACTAAAGGATAGAGACATTCAACTAGAGGCACTGAGAAAGAACCTGCAGGACAAGAACAGCCAAGTAGAGAACTTCAGAGTCCTACTGCAGGAAAAAGaccttcaactagaggacagcAACCACAgactgggagagaaggacagactACTGGAAGAGAAGGACAGACTACtggaagagagagacaaactactggaagagagagagaaccaactAAAGGAAAGAGACCTTCAACTAGAGGAGAGAAACTATAGACTGGGGGAGAAGGacagactactgggagagagagacagactactggaagagagagacaaactACTGAAGGGAAAAGATAGTGAAATAAAGGAGAAGCAGATTGAACTAGGAGACAAAGACAAAAAAATTAAGGATAAAGaccttcaactagaggacagaaactacagactgggagagaaggacagactactggaagagagagacaaactactggaagagagagacaaactACTGGAGGGAAAAGCAAATGAACTAAAAGAGAGGAGGCAGGAACTAGAAGAGAAAGATAAcctactagaggagagagagaagcagttaAAGGAAAGAGACAAACAGGTGGAGGATGTCAACAATGAAAATGCTGAACTGG CTCAACAGATATGTGATGTGAAGACTGAGGTAGAGAGACTGAGAAGAGAGATCTCAGCCCAGATGACTG AACCTGGAGAGACGTCAGATACAGGTTCCATACTCCCAGTCAGGAGGAGAGACAGCATGAAGCTTCCTCCATTCA TGGGAGGAGAGACCTCAGATACAGACCCCACACTTccactgaggaggagaaacagCATGGAGTTACATCCTCCATATA tGGGAGGAGAGAGCAGCAGTCCAGACTCCCCAGTGTCTCCCAGTGTGTCTGAGCTGAGACTGGTGCTGCTGGGGAGGACTGGGGCTGGGAGGAGTGCAGCAGGAAACACCATCCTGGGCAGAGAGGAGTTTGGGGCCCAGGCCAGCCCCTCTGCAGTGACCCAGAGGagtaagaggagagagggggacgtGTGTGGGAGACGGCTGGTGCTGGTGGACACTCCAGACTGGTTCTGTCCTGGACTCTCTCTGGAGGAGATGAGACAGGATGTGGGGATAtgtgtccgtctgtctgcccCGGGACCCCACGCCTTCCTCCTGGTCATACCAGTGGAGCCCtctaagggggaggagagaggggtgctggagagaatagaggagatgtTTGGGGAGGGTTGTTGGGAACACACTGTGATTCTATTCACCCATGATGATGTCCTGAAAGAGCAGAGCATTGAGGAGTTTCTCCAAGCAGGAAGTCAGGACCTCCAGCAGCTTGTAGAGAAAAGTGGGAGCAGGTACCACGTCCTCAACATTAAGGACAGGGCCCATGGCACTCAGGTATCAGAGCTGCTGGATCAGGTAGAGGAGATGGTggcaggaaacagagagagattctACAGCAGTCAGACCTACCAGGAGGCAGAGGACCAcgttagagagatggagggaaagatccagagagagagaggagagaggaaacagagggaggagagagacttgAGAGAGAGGCTGGAGAAGGAGCTGCAGGATTCTCTGaaggagaaagatggagagatccAGAAGCTCAAGAGAGATATCAGAATTCTCAGAGAacgaataacagaactggagagACAGGtgaaagaagagagggatgaggagaagaaAATAGAACTGGAGAGGGAGCTGAAGAGGGAGTCTGATAggaaggtggagatggagagaaagatggagagattgaaagaggagagagagaatgagaggagggagatggaggagagacacagacaggagatagaggacatgatggagaACTATGAAGGAGAGGCCAAAGTTGATGCAGAGAGAAACCTGATGAAGATAGTCCTACCTGAGTTACAGAGGAACATCATGATCTCACAGACAAAGATGCAGAGGGAGTTCAGCAGACAGATGGAGGAGAAGAATAGACAGATGGAGGAGAAGAATAGACAGATGGAGGAGAAGAATAGACAGATGAAGGAGAAGGATAGAGTGATTGTggaaagggatggagagatacagggaCTGATAGATAGACTGTGGGAGATGTGCAAATGA
- the LOC129852977 gene encoding trichohyalin-like isoform X2: protein MEKELKEILRQEMMKQLEEKDTQLDDMTQEVREKERLLEEKNQIMGQTEKLLEEKENQLEEKDKQLKDRDIQLEALRKNLQDKNSQVENFRVLLQEKDLQLEDSNHRLGEKDRLLEEKDRLLEERDKLLEERENQLKERDLQLEERNYRLGEKDRLLGERDRLLEERDKLLKGKDSEIKEKQIELGDKDKKIKDKDLQLEDRNYRLGEKDRLLEERDKLLEERDKLLEGKANELKERRQELEEKDNLLEEREKQLKERDKQVEDVNNENAELAQQICDVKTEVERLRREISAQMTEPGETSDTGSILPVRRRDSMKLPPFMGGETSDTDPTLPLRRRNSMELHPPYMGGESSSPDSPVSPSVSELRLVLLGRTGAGRSAAGNTILGREEFGAQASPSAVTQRSKRREGDVCGRRLVLVDTPDWFCPGLSLEEMRQDVGICVRLSAPGPHAFLLVIPVEPSKGEERGVLERIEEMFGEGCWEHTVILFTHDDVLKEQSIEEFLQAGSQDLQQLVEKSGSRYHVLNIKDRAHGTQVSELLDQVEEMVAGNRERFYSSQTYQEAEDHVREMEGKIQRERGERKQREERDLRERLEKELQDSLKEKDGEIQKLKRDIRILRERITELERQVKEERDEEKKIELERELKRESDRKVEMERKMERLKEERENERREMEERHRQEIEDMMENYEGEAKVDAERNLMKIVLPELQRNIMISQTKMQREFSRQMEEKNRQMEEKNRQMEEKNRQMKEKDRVIVERDGEIQGLIDRLWEMCK from the exons ATGGAAAAAGAATTAAAAGAGATATTAAGACAGGAGATGATGAAACAACTAGAGGAGAAAGACACACAACTGGATGATATGACccaggaagtgagagagaaagagagactccTGGAGGAGAAGAACCAGATAATGGGACAGACGGAGAAACTATTAGAAGAGAAAGAAAACCAACTGGAAGAGAAAGACAAGCAACTAAAGGATAGAGACATTCAACTAGAGGCACTGAGAAAGAACCTGCAGGACAAGAACAGCCAAGTAGAGAACTTCAGAGTCCTACTGCAGGAAAAAGaccttcaactagaggacagcAACCACAgactgggagagaaggacagactACTGGAAGAGAAGGACAGACTACtggaagagagagacaaactactggaagagagagagaaccaactAAAGGAAAGAGACCTTCAACTAGAGGAGAGAAACTATAGACTGGGGGAGAAGGacagactactgggagagagagacagactactggaagagagagacaaactACTGAAGGGAAAAGATAGTGAAATAAAGGAGAAGCAGATTGAACTAGGAGACAAAGACAAAAAAATTAAGGATAAAGaccttcaactagaggacagaaactacagactgggagagaaggacagactactggaagagagagacaaactactggaagagagagacaaactACTGGAGGGAAAAGCAAATGAACTAAAAGAGAGGAGGCAGGAACTAGAAGAGAAAGATAAcctactagaggagagagagaagcagttaAAGGAAAGAGACAAACAGGTGGAGGATGTCAACAATGAAAATGCTGAACTGG CTCAACAGATATGTGATGTGAAGACTGAGGTAGAGAGACTGAGAAGAGAGATCTCAGCCCAGATGACTG AACCTGGAGAGACGTCAGATACAGGTTCCATACTCCCAGTCAGGAGGAGAGACAGCATGAAGCTTCCTCCATTCA TGGGAGGAGAGACCTCAGATACAGACCCCACACTTccactgaggaggagaaacagCATGGAGTTACATCCTCCATATA tGGGAGGAGAGAGCAGCAGTCCAGACTCCCCAGTGTCTCCCAGTGTGTCTGAGCTGAGACTGGTGCTGCTGGGGAGGACTGGGGCTGGGAGGAGTGCAGCAGGAAACACCATCCTGGGCAGAGAGGAGTTTGGGGCCCAGGCCAGCCCCTCTGCAGTGACCCAGAGGagtaagaggagagagggggacgtGTGTGGGAGACGGCTGGTGCTGGTGGACACTCCAGACTGGTTCTGTCCTGGACTCTCTCTGGAGGAGATGAGACAGGATGTGGGGATAtgtgtccgtctgtctgcccCGGGACCCCACGCCTTCCTCCTGGTCATACCAGTGGAGCCCtctaagggggaggagagaggggtgctggagagaatagaggagatgtTTGGGGAGGGTTGTTGGGAACACACTGTGATTCTATTCACCCATGATGATGTCCTGAAAGAGCAGAGCATTGAGGAGTTTCTCCAAGCAGGAAGTCAGGACCTCCAGCAGCTTGTAGAGAAAAGTGGGAGCAGGTACCACGTCCTCAACATTAAGGACAGGGCCCATGGCACTCAGGTATCAGAGCTGCTGGATCAGGTAGAGGAGATGGTggcaggaaacagagagagattctACAGCAGTCAGACCTACCAGGAGGCAGAGGACCAcgttagagagatggagggaaagatccagagagagagaggagagaggaaacagagggaggagagagacttgAGAGAGAGGCTGGAGAAGGAGCTGCAGGATTCTCTGaaggagaaagatggagagatccAGAAGCTCAAGAGAGATATCAGAATTCTCAGAGAacgaataacagaactggagagACAGGtgaaagaagagagggatgaggagaagaaAATAGAACTGGAGAGGGAGCTGAAGAGGGAGTCTGATAggaaggtggagatggagagaaagatggagagattgaaagaggagagagagaatgagaggagggagatggaggagagacacagacaggagatagaggacatgatggagaACTATGAAGGAGAGGCCAAAGTTGATGCAGAGAGAAACCTGATGAAGATAGTCCTACCTGAGTTACAGAGGAACATCATGATCTCACAGACAAAGATGCAGAGGGAGTTCAGCAGACAGATGGAGGAGAAGAATAGACAGATGGAGGAGAAGAATAGACAGATGGAGGAGAAGAATAGACAGATGAAGGAGAAGGATAGAGTGATTGTggaaagggatggagagatacagggaCTGATAGATAGACTGTGGGAGATGTGCAAATGA